The sequence below is a genomic window from Humulus lupulus chromosome 3, drHumLupu1.1, whole genome shotgun sequence.
acaaAAGTGAAAATGGAGACGAGTAAATAAATGGATATAGCTCTACTAGAGGTTCCAAGTATAGGGAAACAAAAAGTAACGAGCTCCTGTTCTTAATTTTTGAACGATTATCCGATCTAATTAGATGTTAAAAATATATTAGTGATTGATGCGGGAAAGGCCTTTCCCATGAGTGGATTATCTATTTTTTATGAGTCCTAACTATTAGCTATCTCCATTATGTGGTGGAGATAAATGTGTAGAAGAAGGCAGTATATTGATaaagagagattttttttttcaaaatcaaaAGAGCGATTggattgcaaaaataaaagatTTCTAACCATCTTGTTATCCTAAAATGAACCTAAATCGATTAGGTGAAAAAAGAGAGGATAGAGAGTCCCTTGATGAGTCTTACCTTTTTCTGAggtatatattttttcttattataaTACCTTGTTTGGACTGTATCGTACTATGTATCATTTGATAACCCAATAAATCCCCTATCCTATTTTCAGTTCAAATCGAATTTTAAATGGCAGAATTTTAAGGATATTTAGAACTTGATAGATCTTGGCAACATGACCTCCTATACCCACTTATCTTTCGGGAGTATATATACATTTGTTCATGATCATGGTTTAAATAGAAATAGATCAAATTTGTTGGAAAATGTAGGTTATGATAATAAATCTAGTTTACTAATTTTAAAACGTTTAATTTCTCGAATGTATCAACAGAATCATTTGATTATTTCCGCTAAtgatttgaaccaaaatccagtTTTTGGGTACAACAAGAATTTTTATTCTCAAATGATATCAGAGGGATTTGCAATCGTTATGGAAATTCCATTTTTCCCTACGATTAGTATCTTCTTTAAAGGGGACAAAAGTcgtaaaatattataatttacaaTCAATTCATTCAACATTTCCTTTTTTCGAGGAAAAATTCCCCCATTTAAATTATGTATCAGATGTACTAATACCCTGCCCCATTCATCTGGAAATCTTAGTTCAAACCCTTCGTTACTGGGTAAAAGTTGTCTCATCTTTGCATTTATTACGACTTTTTCTTCACGAGTATTATAGTTGGAATAGATTTCTTATTCCAAATAaatctatttctattttttcaaaaagTAATCTAAGATTCTTTTTGTTCCTGTATAATTCTCATGTTTGTGAATATTAATCCATCTTACTTTTTCTCCGTAACCAATCTTCTCATTTATGATTAACATCCTCTGGGGGCTTTTTTGAGCGAATATATTTCTAtggaaaaataaaggaaaatcattATGTTAGATATCAAGGAAAATCAATTCTGGCATCAAAGGATATGCCTCTTTTGATTAATAAATTGAAATATTATCTTGTTCATTTATGGCAATgtcatttttatgtatggtctcaAGCAGGAAGTATTTATATAAACCAATTATCCAAGCATGCTTTCGGCTTTTTGGGCTATCTTTCAAGTATGCGAATAAATCTTTCAGTAGTACGGAGTCAAATTCTAGAAAATTCATTTCTAATGGATAATGCTACGAAGAAGATCGATACATTAATTCCAATAAGTCCTTTGATTGTATTGTTGGCTAAAATGAAATTTTGTAACGTAGTAGGGCAGCCCCTTAATAAGTCAACTTGGGCCGATTTATCAGATTTTGATATTATCGATCGATTTACATGTATATGCAGAAATCTTTTTCATTATTATAGTGGATCTTCCAAAAAAAAAGAGTTTGTATCGAGTAAAATATATACTTCAACTTTCCTATGTTAAAACTTTGGCTCGTAAACACAAAAGTAATGTACGCACTTTTTAAAAAAGATTAGGTTCAGAATTATTGGACGAATTCTTTACAGAGGAAGAAAAGGTTCTTTCTTTGATTTTTCCAAGAACTTATTCCACTTTGCGGAGGTTATATAAAGGGCGAATTTGGTATTTGGATATTTTTTGCATCAACGATCTGGTCAATCATGAATGATTGGTTATTCAACCGTGGAAATTGAAATTATCCTTAAATGATGAAGGAAGAGATAGCAAAATTGAAATTTTTTGCTATTATGAAATGTTTATGCAGTAAGGGTTGATCAACTGAGTATTCAAAGTCCTGTCTAGGGAAGGATCTGAATATTAGATGTATACATAGGGAAAGTCGTGTGCAATGAAAAATGCAAGCACGACTTGGGGAGAGATTTTTAATTAGATATTtagatatattatatattttttattttctaaaaataatctaCTCCATCCGACTAGTTCCGGGTTCGAGTCCCGAGCAACCCATTATACTTAATAATACTTAATAGTTTGAAATCCTATGTCTATAAATCAAATATGAACTTGTTAACTCATTTCATTTATTCAACCAAAAAAATGGATAAATAGAGATAGATAAGATAAATAAGGGTCTAGATATATTTGTGGATGTTGATACTGGTTGACATGCGTATATAAGTCATGTTATACTACTGAATAACAAGCCCTCAATTCtctatctctatttatagagaattcaTGTGCTTGGGAGTCCCTGATGATTAATGATTAAATAAACCAAGATTTTACCATGACTGCAATTTTAGAGAGACGCGAAAGCGAAAGCCTATGGGGTCGTTTCTGTTACTGGATAACTAGCACCGAAAACCGTCTTTACATTGGATGGTTTGGTGTTTTGACGATCCCTACCATATTGACCGCAACTTCTGTATTTATTATCGCTTTCATTGCTGCCCCTCCGGTAGATATTGATGGTATTCGTGAACCTGTTTCTGGATCTCTACTTTACGGAAACAATATTATTTATGGTGCTATTATTCCTACTTCTGCAACTATAGGTTTGCACTTTTACCCAATATGGGAAGCGACTTCTATTGATGAATGGTTATACAATGGTCGTCCTTATGAGCTAATTGTACTACACTTCTTACTTGGTGCAGCTTGTTCTATGGGTCGTGAGTGGGAACTTAGTTTCCGTCTGGGTATGCGTCCTTGGATTGTTGTTGCATATTCAGCTCCTGTTGCAGCTGCTACTGCTATTTTCTTGATCTACCCAATTGGTCAAGGAAGCTTTAATGATGGTATGCCTTTAGGAATCTTTGGTACTTTCAATTTCATGATTGTATTCCAAGCTGAGCACAACATCCTTATGCACCCATTTCACATGTTAGGTGTAGCTGGTGTATTCGGCGGTTCCCTATTCAGTGTTATGCATGGTTCCTTGGTAACCTCTAGTTTGATCAGGGAAACCACAGAAAATGAATCTGCTAATGAAGGTTACAGATTCGGTCAAGAGTAAGAAACCTATAATATTGTAGCCGCTCATGGTTATTTTGGCCGATTGATCTTCCAATATGCTAGTTTCAACAACTCTCGTTCTTTACACTTCTTCTTAGCTGCTTGGCCTGTAGTAGGTATTTGGTTTACCACTTTAGGTATTAGCACTATGGCTTTCAATGTAAATGGTTTCAATTTCAACCAATCTGTAGTTGATAGTCAAGGTCGTGTAATTAATACTTGGGCTGATATCATTAACCGTGCTAATCTTGGTATGGAAGTTATGCATGAACGTAATGCTCACAACTTCCATCTAGACCTAGCTGCTATAGAAGTTCCATCTACAAATGGATAAAACTTCGGTATTAGTCTATATGAGTTATTGAAAAGAAATCTAAAGGAGCAATACTAAACTTCTATCAAGAAGTTTGGTATTGATCGTTTAGATTTCTTTTTTAGTTACATAAGTTTTTTCTTTCCTTCAATATATTACTATATTCATTTCTATCGGTCTGTCCTTCTCTTTTTTCttatttcaattttaaataaaagataaaggTTTCAATTTCTTTTAGCTTGTCTAAAATTGAGATATATTCAAATATACtcaaaaatattagtttaatatAGGGGCGGATGTAACCGAGTGGATCAAGGCAGTGGATTGTGAATCCACCACACGCGGGTTCAATTCCCGCCGTTCGCCCAAAACCTttcattatttgaattttttttaatttcataatttcattattgtttattttccTATAGCATATACTTATGTATATCGGTTTGTCCTTCTCTTCTTTGTCATAAGGTTCACTCCTCACTAATGAACGATAAGCATCTAtattaacttttattatttattaactaAATATTAACTAATTATTAACAACGAGATCTATTATCATTTTTTGCATGTCCCCAGAAATTTAGAGTGGGTGAAAATTCTCCCAATTTATGGCCTACCATACGATCTGTTATATAAACGGGAAAATGTTCTTTTCCATTATGAACAGCAATAGTATGCCTGATCATTGTAGGTATAATGGTAGACGCTTGGGACCAAgttatgattatttatttttctgcTTTTGTGTTAAGCATATTCATTTTTCTTAATAAATGATTGGCTACAAAAGGATTTTTTTTAGTGAACGTGCCACAATTAATTACtcctattttttatattataaagacGAAGAAACAAATTCTATTTTCTCTCCTATTTACTACGGTGACGAAGAATCAAATTATCGCtatatttattcatttttctACTTCTTCTGTCAAGTGCAGGATAACCCCAAGGGGTTGAGGGTTTTTTTCTACCAATTGGGGCCCTCCCTTCACCACCCCCATGGGAATGGTCTACAGGGTTCATAATTACTCCTCTTACTACAGGACGCTTACCTAGCCAACGTTTAGATCCGGCTCTACCCAAACTTTTCTAGTTCACCCAAACATTCCCCACTTGTCTGACTATTACTGAGCAGTTTTTGGGTATCAAACGGACCTCCCCAGAAGGTAATTTTAATGTGGCCGATTTCCCCACTTTTGTAATCAGTTTCGCTACAGCACCTGCTGCTCTAGCTAATTGTCCACCTTTTCCAAGTGTGATTTCTATGTTATGGATGGCCGTGCCTAAGGGCATATCGGTTGAAATAGATTCTTCTTTTTTATCAATCAAAACCCCTTCCCAAACTGTACAAGCTTCTTCCAAAGCATACGACTTTCTGGATGTAGATGATGATATCTATACAGATGGGTCTTCTATCTATcgtataattattatatatacaatATAATGAAGTGCCACGTGAGTGGACATATAGGAATCAAAATCTACCGAATCAATCATGTTATGATCTTCTACATCCTAGGTCTTCCCGTTCCTTCATCTGGCTTATGTTCTTCATGTAGCATTCAGACCGAATGACTCTATGAAATTACGTCGATACTTCCACATATTACGGGTAACGTAGGAGACATCTCTATTTTTCCCCGGGGGAATCCTTAGAATTACCACTACTTAGCTTTCAATTCGCCTCTGACCATTAAATGAAATGTGAATAACCCGTCCTCCTCTCTTTGAAACAAGGGGCGCTTCTGGTTGGTTCTGTCGGTGCTTGAAACAATTTTGTCTTCTCCATCTTACTATATCTCTAGAGTCAATAATTTTATATGAAGAACTACTGAACTCAATCACTTGTTGTCGTTACTCTTCAGTTTTCTGTTGAGGTCTATCCTGTAGAGGTACTCAAATTGGATCAGTGATCGATTTCTAGGTTTCGTCGTAAACCTAATAGGTTACTTCCAATTACGCAAATCAATAGTTCAAACCGCACTCAAAGGTAGGGCATTTCCCATTTTTATAGGAACTTCTGTACCAGAAACAATGGTATCTCCAATTAGAGCCCCTCTGGGATGTAAAATATATCTTTTCTCCAATTAGGGGTCAAAAGTCAGTGCAACAAACATTCTGTCGCCTGTTGGTAGGTGTGGATGCTGAAATTTCAGTTGCACGAGGGCCTCGCCTTGCGACCTTCAAAATATATGCTCAAGATGGAAACAACCATGCCCAACTTTGCGCCTTGCGCTAAAGGCCCCATGACAGCACCaagcgaggcatggcctcgcaccaTGGATCGCTGCCTCGCACCAAGGCCTTGTGAGGCACCGTCTCGCACCCCAAACCTCCTCCTCGTGACCCCTTCTTGCGCCACAGGCCCCTACCTTGCGCCAACACCTCGCGAGGCATCGTCTCGCGCCCCAGGCCTCTACCTCGCGACCATATCTCACGCCACAGGCCCCTGCCTCACGCCAACGCCTCGTGACACCCCAGGCCTTTGCATCATGACCCCATCTCGCACCACAGGTCCCTGCCTCGCGCCAACACCTCGTGAGGCACCGTCCCGGGCCACAAGCCTCTACCTCGCACCAACATCTTGCAAGGGACCATCTCGCACCACAGGCCCCTGCCTCTCACCAACGTCTAGCGAGGCATAGCCTTGCACATGGTCCTTCCCCCGCGATGGGCATCTCACGAGGCTCTAGCCTCCCATGCCTCTTGGGATTGTGTCTCCCATGACAGCCCATAAAGACTTCAACACTTAAATGTTAAAAGAGTAGGAAGCATTATGAGGATAAAGAACCTACGCACGGCTCAAAGAGATCATATAGATATGAAGTACATACGAGGGTACGACCTTGAAGACCCCAAGGGTCTGACCCTAAACACcacgctagacaagtagtggtcatacAAGTAAGGTACCTaatgtggtccttcccagccaaccTTTGACGTTCGAACAATAGATGGTGGAGTTACGACTAGGTACTATAGTTCAGGTGATCCCATAGACCCTTGGCGTGTACTAGAGAAAACCACCACACTCCCAGCACGACTACCATCTGTAGATTGCATGTGGAGGGTCATGTTACcctgggaccaccatgtatagtgagccaatagtgctctcctataaatatgacatcccttcacctgagaagggggtTGAATATTGGGAGTTCTATAATCATCCATTGCTAATAAAAATGCACATTCTACATTTTCCCTACTTTCCATTCtagcatttacattttgtgtaCTTGAATACATCAGAAAGTATGGTTAAAGTTCAGTCGATTAAAGTTtgcttcttttacaactcacaaagttcttgatctaacttagttgatgagttcttaaaGTCAACAATTTGGCTTCgtttgtgggaaggataagtgtcaagccaaTATTCTTCTATTTATTCCGGCAAGGAAAGATGCAAGGACATTCTAAGCGCTCGAGAGAATCACAAGAGGTTGATGTCCACCTGGACACAGATCAACTGAAAGCCTCCATGAAGAACCCTCTACCCCTAGAAATGTGGAGGTACCAAAGGAGCCAATGGGTCCTGAAGACGAAAGGGAGGCTTCATCCTCAGCTGTCCAGCCTAATGGAGACCATCAAGGAATAGCGGTTGCCCCTACGAGTGGCGCAGGAGCATTCCCTCCCCCAAGGCCACCACTGGAGCCAAACTCCAGCTGGCGGGATCCTGGTCCTTCAACGCGAAGGCCCGACAAGAGGCCCCGAGTACATTCCATAAGGTCGAGCTTGAGGACACGATTCTATGAGGATAAGATATGCGAGTTACACCAAAAGAACCAAACACTAGAAACTGCCTTAGAACACATGCAGGAGGTGTTAAACGTTCTGTTATAGGGAAAGTCAAGCATGCTGTGAATCtgggaattcttcccttgtgaattctgTTTAGGAGAACCTCTACACTACGAGGCACCTTAAAGACTACGAGACATATGCTAGTGGGACGAAGGGGCGAGAGCTTCACTTGGCTACTTTCCACATGCACGAAGGGGCAAGGGCGTCACATGGCATCAAAGGAGTTGggctaagagagccaccctcgctatgcgagggacctcGGCCAGTTACACACATGCATGCcatcctcgctatgcgagggtccttgGCTGGCCTACCACGCGA
It includes:
- the LOC133823184 gene encoding photosystem II protein D1-like; its protein translation is MTAILERRESESLWGRFCYWITSTENRLYIGWFGVLTIPTILTATSVFIIAFIAAPPVDIDGIREPVSGSLLYGNNIIYGAIIPTSATIGLHFYPIWEATSIDEWLYNGRPYELIVLHFLLGAACSMGREWELSFRLGMRPWIVVAYSAPVAAATAIFLIYPIGQGSFNDGMPLGIFGTFNFMIVFQAEHNILMHPFHMLGVAGVFGGSLFSVMHGSLVTSSLIRETTENESANEGYRFGQE